A single region of the Sus scrofa isolate TJ Tabasco breed Duroc chromosome 17, Sscrofa11.1, whole genome shotgun sequence genome encodes:
- the ZSWIM3 gene encoding zinc finger SWIM domain-containing protein 3 translates to MELGSCFKTYEDFKECFSAYKKENRCSFILRDCVSVRFHNLNHGTSIREDILYVQVKFVCIRTQSNSRKRTAEADMCPAYLLLQYNEKLDRLCVSELNTQHIHVNSKTTGPKGAATGKSQKTACQQKPQPAQPAIKTDLGTAEKSPVEPSFCSDKVQAPSEPEQEGLTPSDLAKIAKVMRNFLKVDVGSMASFSVGSSQDLDRLSFQSSKMSDLFIRFPENLLLHRVENAQGHILYAFLVESKEREGRVVHFAVLRAETATSVAKMLSIFTEFNSDWPKVKVVFVDPSFPHRAILQEIFPAARILLSIYHTTRLLEKKLHRSSADPSFKRLMKEALREAVFVTSEASLQNLCHMSQALLDEQLFSFLQAHWFSCELLWYMHVRKGLHACNTYMDSLDVVTSKVSSLFREQQSLLDCILRFVDYIDFFNTKGLKNLPTAPPKLKRARSASMTPKSKKAFGTCWGSLSRLPGQEAKLEPQQVQVPQQQPQGQPSHGGMLDSLRQSGSDLAYKLCHNEWAVVQNSTHLVDVAGSSVDVQLLEDSHQVSKDGCSCSCSFQQWYHLPCRHILALLHTSQKPVGETMVCRRWQKRYQHLLGPSGELQDPFVIPNTGQPGKQGRNNMIQDLSRELANLLMQSEGPELEERCSTLRKIVDIWAAPCQVSEPSQQPGDFKDVGRLPFLWGKQEEGEGLTPAGVTIHN, encoded by the coding sequence GTATGTGCAGGTGAAATTTGTCTGTATTCGGACTCAGTCAAACAGCAGGAAGAGAACAGCAGAGGCGGACATGTGCCCGGCATACTTGCTCCTGCAGTACAATGAGAAACTGGATAGACTGTGTGTCAGTGAACTCAACACACAGCATATACATGTTAACTCCAAGACTACGGGTCCTAAAGGAGCTGCCACTGGCAAATCTCAGAAGACAGCGTGCCAGCAGAAACCCCAGCCGGCACAGCCTGCCATCAAAACAGACCTTGGCACGGCTGAGAAGTCCCCGGTTGAACCATCGTTTTGCTCAGATAAGGTCCAAGCACCCTCAGAGCCAGAGCAGGAGGGCCTCACTCCTTCTGACCTGGCCAAGATAGCCAAAGTGATGAGAAACTTTCTTAAGGTGGATGTGGGTTCTATGGCCTCCTTCAGTGTGGGCAGCAGCCAAGACCTGGACCGGCTCAGCTTCCAGAGCAGCAAGATGAGCGACCTGTTCATCCGCTTCCCAGAGAACCTCTTGCTGCACCGGGTGGAAAATGCCCAGGGCCACATCCTCTATGCTTTCTTGGTGGAGAGCAAGGAACGAGAGGGGCGAGTGGTGCACTTTGCCGTGCTCAGGGCCGAGACAGCCACCTCTGTGGCCAAGATGCTGAGCATCTTCACAGAGTTCAACTCTGATTGGCCCAAGGTCAAGGTGGTCTTCGTGGACCCGTCCTTCCCTCATCGGGCCATCCTGCAGGAGATCTTCCCTGCTGCCCGCATCCTCCTGTCCATCTACCACACCACCCGTCTCTTGGAGAAGAAGTTGCATCGTAGTTCAGCAGATCCGTCCTTTAAAAGGCTCATGAAGGAAGCCCTGCGGGAGGCTGTGTTTGTCACTTCTGAGGCCAGCCTGCAAAATCTCTGCCACATGTCCCAAGCCCTGCTCGACGAGCAGCTCTTCAGCTTCCTGCAGGCCCACTGGTTCTCCTGTGAACTGCTGTGGTACATGCACGTCAGGAAGGGTCTGCACGCCTGTAACACCTACATGGACAGCCTGGATGTTGTCACCAGCAAGGTGTCAAGCCTCTTCCGGGAACAGCAGTCCTTGCTGGACTGCATCCTCCGCTTCGTGGATTACATAGACTTCTTTAATACCAAAGGCTTGAAGAACTTGCCCACCGCTCCCCCCAAGTTAAAGAGAGCCCGGTCAGCAAGCATGACCCCAAAGTCCAAGAAGGCATTCGGAACCTGCTGGGGGAGCCTGTCCAGGCTCCCCGGGCAAGAGGCaaagctagagccacagcaggtaCAGGtgccgcagcagcagccccaggggcagccctccCATGGTGGCATGCTAGACTCCTTACGCCAGAGTGGCTCCGATCTGGCCTATAAGCTGTGCCACAATGAGTGGGCGGTGGTGCAGAACTCTACGCATCTGGTGGACGTGGCTGGCTCCTCTGTGGACGTGCAGCTGCTAGAGGACTCCCACCAGGTGAGCAAAGacggctgcagctgcagctgctccttTCAGCAGTGGTACCACCTGCCGTGCCGGCACATTTTGGCCCTGCTGCACACCAGCCAGAAGCCCGTGGGCGAAACCATGGTGTGCCGCCGGTGGCAGAAGAGGTACCAGCACCTCCTCGGACCCAGCGGGGAGCTCCAGGACCCTTTCGTGATCCCAAACACAGGCCAGCCTGGGAAGCAAGGACGGAACAACATGATTCAGGACCTAAGCAGGGAGCTAGCCAACCTGCTGATGCAGAGCGAGGGGCCAGAGCTGGAAGAGCGCTGTTCCACCCTGCGCAAGATTGTGGACATCTGGGCGGCCCCCTGCCAGGTGTCTGAGCCCAGTCAGCAGCCGGGGGACTTCAAGGATGTGGGTCGCCTCCCTTTCCTCTGGGGaaagcaggaggaaggggagggactcaCTCCTGCTGGAGTCACCATTCACAACTGA
- the ZSWIM1 gene encoding zinc finger SWIM domain-containing protein 1, translating to MALAMLNELLIEDPSPPLLFYQVSKTAQFDTLHYQSCFMQSVFAHFPEILFVHRTYNPRGKVLYTFLVDGPRVQLEDHLTRAVYFAIPAKEDAEGLAHMFQVFKKFNPAWERVCTILVDPHFLPVPTLAMEFPAAEVLLSAFHICKFLQGKFYQLSLDQPVERALLSSLQSTMCSATAGNLRKLHTLLSTCIPPAQLPELHSHWLLNDRIWLAHRWRSTAESSRYFQGLEVTTCILSQFFGTTPSAEKGLTALLQYMQHNSGDQASFSLGLSPQSDHTPSDVSAESPKVEQLVEARIQHSLHAICTGPAAQLCLGELAVVQKSMHLIGSGSEKVNIQILEDTHRVQPQPPASCSCYFNQAFHLPCRHILAMLSARRQVLQPDMLPAQWTAGCAASLSDILGSAWSETLDKHLAVALLTEEVGQLLQHCSQEEFERRYSTLRELADSWIGPYEQVQL from the coding sequence ATGGCCCTGGCAATGCTGAACGAGCTCCTGATTGAGGACCCAAGCCCACCTCTGCTGTTCTATCAGGTTAGCAAGACTGCCCAGTTTGATACCCTCCACTATCAGAGCTGCTTCATGCAGAgtgtctttgcccattttcctgAGATCTTATTTGTCCACCGGACCTATAACCCAAGGGGTAAGGTGCTATATACTTTCCTGGTGGATGGACCTCGGGTGCAGCTGGAGGATCATCTTACCCGGGCAGTCTACTTCGCCATTCCTGCCAAGGAGGATGCTGAGGGCTTGGCCCACATGTTCCAGGTGTTCAAGAAGTTTAACCCAGCGTGGGAGAGAGTCTGTACCATCCTGGTGGATCCCCATTTCCTCCCAGTGCCCACCCTCGCTATGGAGTTCCCCGCAGCTGAGGTCCTGCTCTCCGCCTTCCACATCTGTAAGTTCCTCCAGGGCAAGTTCTACCAGCTGTCCCTAGACCAGCCGGTGGAGAGGGCGCTCCTGAGCTCCCTGCAGAGCACAATGTGCTCGGCCACAGCAGGAAACCTGAGGAAGCTGCACACGCTCCTGAGCACCTGCATCCCACCAGCCCAGCTGCCCGAGCTGCACTCGCACTGGCTGCTCAATGACCGCATCTGGCTGGCTCACCGCTGGAGAAGCACAGCCGAGAGCAGCCGCTACTTCCAGGGCCTGGAGGTCACCACCTGCATCCTCAGCCAGTTCTTTGGCACCACCCCATCTGCGGAAAAAGGCCTGACCGCGCTGCTGCAATACATGCAGCACAACTCTGGGGACCAGGCAAGTTTCAGCCTGGGCCTGAGTCCCCAAAGTGATCACACCCCCTCAGACGTCAGCGCCGAAAGCCCCAAAGTGGAGCAGTTGGTAGAAGCCCGTATCCAGCACTCCCTTCATGCCATCTGCACGGGGCCAGCAGCGCAGCTTTGCCTGGGTGAGCTGGCCGTGGTCCAGAAATCCATGCACCTCATTGGCTCTGGCTCAGAAAAGGTGAACATACAGATCCTGGAGGACACCCACAGGGTGCAGCCCCAGCCGCcagccagctgcagctgctacttTAACCAGGCCTTTCACCTGCCCTGCCGCCACATCCTCGCCATGCTCAGTGCCCGCCGCCAGGTGCTTCAGCCTGACATGCTGCCAGCTCAGTGGACGGCAGGCTGTGCTGCCAGTCTCAGTGACATCCTGGGCAGCGCGTGGAGTGAGACCCTGGATAAGCACTTGGCCGTGGCCCTCCTCACGGAGGAGGTGGGTCAGCTCCTACAGCACTGCAGCCAGGAGGAGTTTGAACGGCGGTACAGCACCCTGCGGGAGCTGGCTGACAGCTGGATCGGCCCTTACGAGCAGGTCCAGCTCTGA
- the SPATA25 gene encoding spermatogenesis-associated protein 25, protein MSYFTSPPTHPGLLPSGHGGAASPGSSLGLYSPAEPVLVASGGQGPLSQKAEQVTPVAQAWGPALAVLEARGCPGGVSWEPARRKDYSRYCHKPPQARQPESVGWENGCSSRAPHLGGPSRPQPLLLCGLSPGALPTPSEVGGKEAGSQPDICILTLAMMIAGIPTVPVPGLREEDLIRAAQAFMMAHPEPEGAVEGARWQQVKSHTALGPKALVRSRRGQPPGSCL, encoded by the exons ATGTCCTACTTCACGTCTCCACCAACTCATCCAGGTCTTCTGCCTTCGGGCCACG GTGGGGCTGCTTCTCCAGGCTCATCCCTTGGCCTCTATAGTCCTGCAGAGCCCGTGCTGGTGGCCTCTGGTGGACAAGGCCCACTGAGCCAGAAAGCTGAGCAGGTGACACCTGTTGCCCAGGCCTGGGGCCCGGCCCTGGCAGTGCTGGAAGccaggggctgccctggggggGTTAGCTGGGAGCCAGCGCGGCGGAAGGACTACAGCCGATACTGTCACAAACCCCCCCAGGCAAGGCAGCCGGAGAGCGTGGGCTGGGAGAATGGCTGTTCCAGCAGAGCTCCCCACCTGGGCGGCCCCAGCAggccccagcccctgctgctgTGCGGGCTGTCACCGGGGGCTCTGCCGACGCCCTCTGAGGTGGGGGGGAAGGAGGCCGGCTCCCAGCCGGACATCTGCATCCTCACCCTGGCCATGATGATCGCTGGCATCCCTACTGTGCCCGTCCCAGGCCTAAGGGAAGAGGACCTGATCCGGGCGGCTCAAGCTTTCATGATGGCCCATCCGGAGCCGGAGGGGGCTGTGGAGGGGGCACGGTGGCAGCAGGTGAAGAGCCACACAGCCTTGGGGCCCAAGGCCCTAGTGAGATCCAGGAGGGGCCAGCCCCCCGGCTCCTGCTTGTAG
- the NEURL2 gene encoding neuralized-like protein 2 → MAAVSNPMELDASLGTARPEPPPTRFHWVHGANIRVDPSGTRATRVESFAHGVCFSREPLAPGQVFLVEIEEKELGWCGHLRLGLTALDPASLAAVPEFSLPDLVSLGHTWVFAITRHHNRVPRDGQLEAEAVAPSRPAALLVEPYLCIEQFRIPRDRLVGRSRPGLYSHLLDQLYELNVLPPTARRSRLGVLFCPRPDGTADMHIIINGEDMGPSARGLPAAQPLYAVVDVFASTKSVRLVQLEYGLPSLQTLCRLVIQRSVVHRLAIDGLHLPKGLKDFCKYE, encoded by the exons ATGGCTGCTGTCTCCAACCCCATGGAACTGGATGCGTCCTTGGGAACCGCGCGCCCCGAGCCCCCTCCCACCCGCTTCCACTGGGTTCACGGTGCCAACATCCGTGTGGACCCCTCCGGGACGAGGGCCACACGCGTGGAGAGCTTCGCCCACGGCGTTTGCTTCAGTCGCGAGCCGTTGGCCCCCGGCCAGGTGTTCCTGGTGGAGATCGAGGAGAAAGAGCTGGGCTGGTGCGGGCACCTGCGCCTCGGCCTGACTGCCCTGGACCCCGCCAGTCTGGCCGCCGTGCCGGAGTTTTCGCTGCCCGACCTGGTCAGCCTTGGCCACACTTGGGTCTTCGCCATCACGCGCCATCACAACCGCGTGCCCCGGGACGGccagctggaggcagaggctgtggcCCCCAGCCGCCCCGCGGCCCTCCTGGTGGAACCGTATCTGTGCATCGAGCAGTTTCGCATTCCCCGCGACCGCCTGGTGGGCCGCAGCCGGCCCGGGCTATATAGCCACCTCTTGGACCAGCTCTATGAGCTGAACGTGCTGCCTCCGACTGCGCGCAGGAGCCGCCTGGGCGTTCTCTTCTGCCCGCGCCCGGATGGCACAGCTGACATGCATATCATCATCAATGGCGAGGACATGGGCCCCAGCGCCCGGGGGCTGCCAGCCGCCCAGCCCCTCTATGCGGTGGTGGACGTCTTTGCCTCCACCAAGAGCGTGCGCCTGGTCCAGCTCGAGTATGGCT TGCCATCCCTGCAGACCCTGTGCCGCCTGGTGATCCAGAGGAGCGTGGTGCACCGGTTGGCCATCGACGGGCTCCACCTGCCCAAAGGACTTAAGGATTTCTGCAAGTATGAGTGA